A genomic region of Zea mays cultivar B73 chromosome 6, Zm-B73-REFERENCE-NAM-5.0, whole genome shotgun sequence contains the following coding sequences:
- the LOC542563 gene encoding uncharacterized protein isoform X3, translated as MNIRQVQLHSSEVTRPAVMGAVASSKFICRVVLVANTQVQRRSKDASVEALLAQRAAAMEEYQQVHQQQQQQGGRGSNKIRDIVRLQQLLKKWKKLATVTPSAASSGGRSSVPRGSFAVYVGEEMRRFVIPTEYLGHWAFADLLREAEEEFGFRHEGALRIPCDVDSFQGILRLVQQGQGGRRNEPAAMCDCDCSCSSETEILCR; from the exons ATGAACATACGACAG GTTCAGCTCCACTCCAGTGAGGTCACTCGACCAGCTGTAATGGGTGCCGTAGCAAGCAGCAAGTTCATATGCAGAGTTGTTCTAGTCGCCAATACACAAGTGCAGCGAAGG AGCAAGGACGCATCGGTCGAGGCATTACTAGCTCAGCGGGCGGCGGCAATGGAGGAGTACCAGCAGGtgcatcagcagcagcagcagcagggtgGCCGTGGGAGCAACAAGATCCGGGACATCGTGCGGCTGCAGCAGCTGCTGAAGAAGTGGAAGAAGCTGGCCACGGTGACGCCCTCGGCGGCCTCCAGCGGCGGGAGGAGCAGCGTGCCGAGGGGCTCCTTCGCGGTGTACGTCGGCGAGGAGATGCGGCGCTTCGTCATCCCCACCGAGTACCTGGGCCACTGGGCGTTCGCGGACCTGCTCCGCGAGGCCGAGGAGGAGTTCGGGTTCCGGCACGAGGGCGCGCTCCGGATCCCCTGCGACGTCGACTCCTTCCAGGGCATCCTCCGCCTCGTGCAGCAGGGGCAGGGCGGCAGGAGGAATGAGCCCGCCGCCATGTGCGACTGCGACTGCTCCTGCTCCTCCGAGACCGAGATCCTCTGCAGATGA
- the LOC542563 gene encoding auxin-responsive protein SAUR50 isoform X4: MGAVASSKFICRVVLVANTQVQRRSKDASVEALLAQRAAAMEEYQQVHQQQQQQGGRGSNKIRDIVRLQQLLKKWKKLATVTPSAASSGGRSSVPRGSFAVYVGEEMRRFVIPTEYLGHWAFADLLREAEEEFGFRHEGALRIPCDVDSFQGILRLVQQGQGGRRNEPAAMCDCDCSCSSETEILCR, from the exons ATGGGTGCCGTAGCAAGCAGCAAGTTCATATGCAGAGTTGTTCTAGTCGCCAATACACAAGTGCAGCGAAGG AGCAAGGACGCATCGGTCGAGGCATTACTAGCTCAGCGGGCGGCGGCAATGGAGGAGTACCAGCAGGtgcatcagcagcagcagcagcagggtgGCCGTGGGAGCAACAAGATCCGGGACATCGTGCGGCTGCAGCAGCTGCTGAAGAAGTGGAAGAAGCTGGCCACGGTGACGCCCTCGGCGGCCTCCAGCGGCGGGAGGAGCAGCGTGCCGAGGGGCTCCTTCGCGGTGTACGTCGGCGAGGAGATGCGGCGCTTCGTCATCCCCACCGAGTACCTGGGCCACTGGGCGTTCGCGGACCTGCTCCGCGAGGCCGAGGAGGAGTTCGGGTTCCGGCACGAGGGCGCGCTCCGGATCCCCTGCGACGTCGACTCCTTCCAGGGCATCCTCCGCCTCGTGCAGCAGGGGCAGGGCGGCAGGAGGAATGAGCCCGCCGCCATGTGCGACTGCGACTGCTCCTGCTCCTCCGAGACCGAGATCCTCTGCAGATGA
- the LOC542563 gene encoding glutathione S-transferase T3 isoform X2, with the protein MHRWTSIQEGVNRFTGCLAQVERRRQSGATMQDKLTQACALYKSEDKQHKAFPYMHCWNKLRTQRKWEMKLEELAVGKSSNKKQKMNSNETSPPHLPSATETSEPTTPNETVTTRPPGKKKAKAAAFQAEKKGYTETLNKLFEKKKETDEFKEMKKDERFRLALAVEQERAANEKLNMQLRSKELELRQQEVEQHKKREEERIMTLDLSVMPADQKQYYMRLRSKILSENA; encoded by the exons ATGCACCGTTGGACCAGCATACAAGAAGGTGTAAACAGGTTTACTGGATGCCTTGCTCAGGTTGAGAGAAGAAGGCAAAGTGGTGCTACAATGCAAGACAAG CTTACACAGGCGTGTGCTTTATATAAGTCTGAAGATAAGCAACATAAAGCTTTTCCATATATGCATTGTTGGAATAAGTTGCGGACACAGCGTAAATGGGAGATGAAACTTGAAGAATTGGCTGTTGGCAAGTCATCTAATAAGAAGCAAAAGATGAACTCAAATGAAACCTCACCTCCACATTTACCAAGTGCCACCGAAACAAGCGAGCCTACAACTCCAAATGAGACTGTCACAACAAGACCACCTGGAAAGAAGAAGGCCAAAGCAGCAGCATTTCAAGCTGAAAAGAAAGGCTACACAGAAACTTTAAACAAATTATTTGAAAAGAAGAAAGAAACAGATGAATTTAAAGAAATGAAAAAAGACGAGAGGTTTAGATTAGCATTAGCAGTTGAACAAGAGAGGGCTGCGAATGAGAAATTAAATATGCAGTTAAGGAGTAAAGAGCTAGAATTGAGGCAGCAAGAAGTTGAACAACATAAGAAGAGGGAAGAAGAGAGGATTATGACACTAGACCTTAGTGTCATGCCTGCTGATCAGAAGCAATATTACATGAGACTACGATCTAAGATATTGTCTGAAAATGCCTAA
- the LOC542563 gene encoding glutathione S-transferase T3 isoform X1 encodes MIRFRASRNRRSSFGDQVTWFFEFCKVEDPEHLFGEGYYTSLLSEGTNPQDYDDLVDLYPEEQPQRVEVNTYAPSARPNHKRSKNFSDVEDELLVSAWLNISLDPIIGYNQTRSSYWTRIYDYFHANKTFSSTRSQNSIMHRWTSIQEGVNRFTGCLAQVERRRQSGATMQDKLTQACALYKSEDKQHKAFPYMHCWNKLRTQRKWEMKLEELAVGKSSNKKQKMNSNETSPPHLPSATETSEPTTPNETVTTRPPGKKKAKAAAFQAEKKGYTETLNKLFEKKKETDEFKEMKKDERFRLALAVEQERAANEKLNMQLRSKELELRQQEVEQHKKREEERIMTLDLSVMPADQKQYYMRLRSKILSENA; translated from the exons atGATCCgttttcgagcttcgaggaatcgacggtcaagcttcggtgaCCAAGTGACCTGGTTCTTCGAGTTCTgcaaggttgaagaccctgagcatctatttggtgaag GATACTATACCAGCCTCCTAAGTGAAGGCACAAATCCACAAGACTATGACGATTTAGTTGACTTGTATCCTGAGGAACAACCACAAAGGGTCGAAGTAAACACTTATGCACCCTCTGCTAGACCGAACCATAAGAGGTCAAAGAATTTCAGTGACGTGGAAGACGAGCTTTTGGTGTCTGCATGGCTTAACATAAGTTTGGATCCAATTATTGGTTATAATCAAACTCGCAGTTCATATTGGACTAGAATTTATGACTACTTTCATGCCAATAAGACCTTCTCCTCAACCCGTAGCCAGAACTCTATTATGCACCGTTGGACCAGCATACAAGAAGGTGTAAACAGGTTTACTGGATGCCTTGCTCAGGTTGAGAGAAGAAGGCAAAGTGGTGCTACAATGCAAGACAAG CTTACACAGGCGTGTGCTTTATATAAGTCTGAAGATAAGCAACATAAAGCTTTTCCATATATGCATTGTTGGAATAAGTTGCGGACACAGCGTAAATGGGAGATGAAACTTGAAGAATTGGCTGTTGGCAAGTCATCTAATAAGAAGCAAAAGATGAACTCAAATGAAACCTCACCTCCACATTTACCAAGTGCCACCGAAACAAGCGAGCCTACAACTCCAAATGAGACTGTCACAACAAGACCACCTGGAAAGAAGAAGGCCAAAGCAGCAGCATTTCAAGCTGAAAAGAAAGGCTACACAGAAACTTTAAACAAATTATTTGAAAAGAAGAAAGAAACAGATGAATTTAAAGAAATGAAAAAAGACGAGAGGTTTAGATTAGCATTAGCAGTTGAACAAGAGAGGGCTGCGAATGAGAAATTAAATATGCAGTTAAGGAGTAAAGAGCTAGAATTGAGGCAGCAAGAAGTTGAACAACATAAGAAGAGGGAAGAAGAGAGGATTATGACACTAGACCTTAGTGTCATGCCTGCTGATCAGAAGCAATATTACATGAGACTACGATCTAAGATATTGTCTGAAAATGCCTAA
- the LOC542563 gene encoding auxin-responsive protein SAUR50 isoform X5, translated as MNIRQSKDASVEALLAQRAAAMEEYQQVHQQQQQQGGRGSNKIRDIVRLQQLLKKWKKLATVTPSAASSGGRSSVPRGSFAVYVGEEMRRFVIPTEYLGHWAFADLLREAEEEFGFRHEGALRIPCDVDSFQGILRLVQQGQGGRRNEPAAMCDCDCSCSSETEILCR; from the exons ATGAACATACGACAG AGCAAGGACGCATCGGTCGAGGCATTACTAGCTCAGCGGGCGGCGGCAATGGAGGAGTACCAGCAGGtgcatcagcagcagcagcagcagggtgGCCGTGGGAGCAACAAGATCCGGGACATCGTGCGGCTGCAGCAGCTGCTGAAGAAGTGGAAGAAGCTGGCCACGGTGACGCCCTCGGCGGCCTCCAGCGGCGGGAGGAGCAGCGTGCCGAGGGGCTCCTTCGCGGTGTACGTCGGCGAGGAGATGCGGCGCTTCGTCATCCCCACCGAGTACCTGGGCCACTGGGCGTTCGCGGACCTGCTCCGCGAGGCCGAGGAGGAGTTCGGGTTCCGGCACGAGGGCGCGCTCCGGATCCCCTGCGACGTCGACTCCTTCCAGGGCATCCTCCGCCTCGTGCAGCAGGGGCAGGGCGGCAGGAGGAATGAGCCCGCCGCCATGTGCGACTGCGACTGCTCCTGCTCCTCCGAGACCGAGATCCTCTGCAGATGA